The Onychomys torridus chromosome 4, mOncTor1.1, whole genome shotgun sequence genome includes a window with the following:
- the Eid1 gene encoding EP300-interacting inhibitor of differentiation 1 codes for MAEMAELCELYEESNELQMDEGDMEVGRGARGPAPEEGPMEEEAAPAAARAQRGLFAEAGADLEGDEFDDWEDDYDFPEEERWSGAMHRVSAALEEANKVFLRTARAGDALDGGFQARCEKSPFDQLAFIEELFSLMVVNRLTEELGCDEIIDRE; via the coding sequence ATGGCGGAGATGGCGGAGCTTTGCGAGCTGTACGAAGAGAGCAACGAGCTGCAGATGGACGAGGGCGACATGGAGGTAGGCCGCGGGGCTCGCGGGCCGGCCCCGGAGGAGGGCCCCATGGAGGAGGAGGCCGCGCCGGCCGCCGCCCGCGCCCAGCGCGGCCTGTTCGCCGAGGCTGGCGCAGACCTGGAGGGCGACGAGTTTGATGATTGGGAGGACGACTACGACTTCCCGGAAGAGGAGCGCTGGAGCGGCGCGATGCACAGGGTGTCCGCCGCCCTGGAGGAAGCCAACAAGGTGTTCCTGAGAACGGCGCGAGCCGGCGATGCCCTGGATGGCGGCTTTCAGGCGCGCTGCGAGAAGAGCCCTTTCGACCAGCTCGCGTTTATCGAGGAGCTGTTTTCGCTGATGGTTGTCAATCGACTGACCGAAGAGCTCGGTTGTGATGAGATCATTGATCGAGAGTAA